In Lachnospiraceae bacterium, one DNA window encodes the following:
- a CDS encoding AEC family transporter has protein sequence MEISLLLMQQIAELFLMIFMGYVIVKAGLLKGEDSKVISKIVLYLIIPCVIINAFQVDYTSEKVQGLLLAFAASVMLQVVLLVIVWTAGHLMGLNEVEKASVYYSNAGNLIMPIVTFVLGQEWVLYGCVFMSVQLVFVWSHGKSVLSMEKGIDWRKIIFNINMIAVFAGVVLFFTKIRLPQIVNHTLGSVGSMLGPASMIVTGMLIAEMSLKSIFTNGRIYFITFLRLVAVPGIALLLLKVSGLVNGSPDGKKILLIVFLAVITPSASTVTQMCQVYGNDSKYASAVNVMTTLLAIVTMPLMVVLFQMWM, from the coding sequence TCAGTTTACTTTTGATGCAGCAGATCGCAGAGTTGTTTTTAATGATATTTATGGGCTATGTGATCGTAAAAGCAGGGCTTTTGAAGGGGGAAGACAGCAAGGTTATATCAAAGATCGTTTTGTATCTGATCATTCCCTGTGTTATCATCAATGCGTTCCAGGTGGATTATACCAGTGAGAAGGTACAGGGGCTTTTGCTGGCCTTTGCAGCCTCTGTTATGCTGCAGGTGGTATTACTTGTCATTGTGTGGACAGCAGGCCATCTGATGGGCTTAAATGAGGTTGAAAAGGCATCTGTGTATTATTCTAATGCTGGAAATCTGATCATGCCTATTGTGACCTTTGTACTGGGCCAGGAATGGGTGCTGTATGGCTGCGTGTTTATGAGTGTACAGCTGGTATTTGTGTGGAGTCATGGAAAAAGCGTATTAAGTATGGAAAAGGGCATTGACTGGAGAAAGATAATTTTTAATATTAATATGATCGCTGTATTTGCGGGAGTGGTGTTGTTTTTCACAAAGATCCGCCTGCCGCAGATAGTAAACCATACATTAGGCTCGGTGGGAAGCATGCTTGGACCGGCAAGTATGATCGTAACGGGAATGCTGATCGCAGAAATGAGCTTAAAAAGTATTTTTACCAATGGAAGGATCTATTTTATTACGTTTTTACGTCTGGTGGCTGTTCCGGGGATCGCATTGCTGTTGTTAAAGGTCAGCGGACTTGTAAATGGCAGTCCGGACGGAAAGAAGATTCTGCTGATCGTATTTCTGGCAGTGATCACGCCCTCTGCTTCAACAGTTACCCAGATGTGCCAGGTATATGGAAATGATTCTAAATATGCCAGCGCAGTGAATGTTATGACTACGCTGCTGGCTATTGTGACCATGCCGCTTATGGTGGTGTTATTCCAGATGTGGATGTAA